In a single window of the Phocoena sinus isolate mPhoSin1 chromosome 7, mPhoSin1.pri, whole genome shotgun sequence genome:
- the ASB1 gene encoding ankyrin repeat and SOCS box protein 1 isoform X2 gives MAEGGGRAGPGPAGPNLKEWLREQFCDHPLERCEDTRLHDAAYVGDLQTLRSLLQEESYRSRINEKSVWCCGWLPCTPLRIAATAGHGDCVDFLIRKGAEVDLVDVKGQTALYVAVVNGHLESAQILLEAGADPNGSRHHRSTPVYHASRVGRADILKALIRYGADVDVNHHLTPDVQPPFSRRLTSLVVCPLYISAAYHNLQCFKLLLQAGANPDFNCNGPVNTQGFYRGSPGCVMDAVLRHGCEAAFVSLLVEFGANLNLVKWESLGPESRGRRKVDPEALQVFKEARSVPRTLLNLCRVAVRRALGKYRLRLIPSLPLPDPIKRFLLYEQNSRAVVDCSEEGATSRASRHRFLPL, from the exons ATGGCGGAGGGCGGCGGGCGGGCCGGACCTGGGCCCGCAG GTCCGAATCTGAAGGAGTGGCTGAGGGAGCAGTTTTGTGACCATCCGCTGGAGCGCTGTGAGGACACGAGGCTCCACGATGCAGCCTACGTGGGGGACCTCCAGACCCTCCGGAGCCTGCTGCAGGAGGAGAGCTACCGGAG CCGCATCAACGAGAAGTCTGTGTGGTGCTGCGGCTGGCTGCCCTGCACACCACTGCGCATCGCGGCCACTGCAGGCCACGGGGACTGCGTGGACTTCCTGATCCGGAAGGGGGCTGAGGTGGACCTGGTGGACGTGAAGGGACAGACGGCCCTGTACGTGGCCGTGGTGAACGGGCACCTGGAGAGCGCCCAGATCCTTCTGGAAGCCGGCGCCGACCCCAATGGAAGCCGGCACCACCGCAGCACCCCTGTCTACCACGCCTCCCGGGTGGGCAGGGCAGACATCCTGAAGGCCCTCATCAG GTACGGGGCCGATGTCGATGTCAACCACCACCTGACTCCTGACGTCCAGCCCCCTTTCTCCCGGCGGCTCACCTCCTTGGTGGTCTGCCCCCTGTACATCAGCGCAGCCTACCACAACCTCCAGTGCTTCAAGCTGCTCCTGCAGGCTGGGGCAAACCCGGACTTCAACTGCAATGGTCCCGTAAATACGCAGGGCTTCTACAGGGGCTCCCCCGGGTGCGTCATGGATGCTGTCCTGCGTCACGGCTGTGAGGCGGCCTTCGTTAGCCTGCTTGTGGAGTTCGGAGCCAACCTGAACCTGGTGAAGTGGGAATCCTTGGGCCCAGAGTCGAGAGGCAGAAGGAAAGTAGACCCTGAGGCTCTGCAGGTCTTTAAAGAGGCCAGAA GTGTCCCCAGGACCTTGCTGAATCTGTGCCGCGTGGCCGTGAGAAGAGCGCTTGGCAAATACCGACTCCGTCTGATCCCCTCGCTGCCTCTGCCAGACCCCATAAAAAGGTTTCTGCTGTATGAGCAGAACTCGCGAGCAGTGGTTGACTGCAGTGAGGAGGGAGCAACCTCCAGAGCCAGTCGACACCGATTCTTGCCCCTGTGA
- the ASB1 gene encoding ankyrin repeat and SOCS box protein 1 isoform X1 — MGPPAVKRGRGSSSSCERSGRESPQSAGPNLKEWLREQFCDHPLERCEDTRLHDAAYVGDLQTLRSLLQEESYRSRINEKSVWCCGWLPCTPLRIAATAGHGDCVDFLIRKGAEVDLVDVKGQTALYVAVVNGHLESAQILLEAGADPNGSRHHRSTPVYHASRVGRADILKALIRYGADVDVNHHLTPDVQPPFSRRLTSLVVCPLYISAAYHNLQCFKLLLQAGANPDFNCNGPVNTQGFYRGSPGCVMDAVLRHGCEAAFVSLLVEFGANLNLVKWESLGPESRGRRKVDPEALQVFKEARSVPRTLLNLCRVAVRRALGKYRLRLIPSLPLPDPIKRFLLYEQNSRAVVDCSEEGATSRASRHRFLPL; from the exons ATGGGACCCCCAGCTGTAAAGAGAGGACGTGGGTCATCCTCCAGCTGTGAGCGCAGCGGTCGGGAGAGCCCCCAGAG TGCAGGTCCGAATCTGAAGGAGTGGCTGAGGGAGCAGTTTTGTGACCATCCGCTGGAGCGCTGTGAGGACACGAGGCTCCACGATGCAGCCTACGTGGGGGACCTCCAGACCCTCCGGAGCCTGCTGCAGGAGGAGAGCTACCGGAG CCGCATCAACGAGAAGTCTGTGTGGTGCTGCGGCTGGCTGCCCTGCACACCACTGCGCATCGCGGCCACTGCAGGCCACGGGGACTGCGTGGACTTCCTGATCCGGAAGGGGGCTGAGGTGGACCTGGTGGACGTGAAGGGACAGACGGCCCTGTACGTGGCCGTGGTGAACGGGCACCTGGAGAGCGCCCAGATCCTTCTGGAAGCCGGCGCCGACCCCAATGGAAGCCGGCACCACCGCAGCACCCCTGTCTACCACGCCTCCCGGGTGGGCAGGGCAGACATCCTGAAGGCCCTCATCAG GTACGGGGCCGATGTCGATGTCAACCACCACCTGACTCCTGACGTCCAGCCCCCTTTCTCCCGGCGGCTCACCTCCTTGGTGGTCTGCCCCCTGTACATCAGCGCAGCCTACCACAACCTCCAGTGCTTCAAGCTGCTCCTGCAGGCTGGGGCAAACCCGGACTTCAACTGCAATGGTCCCGTAAATACGCAGGGCTTCTACAGGGGCTCCCCCGGGTGCGTCATGGATGCTGTCCTGCGTCACGGCTGTGAGGCGGCCTTCGTTAGCCTGCTTGTGGAGTTCGGAGCCAACCTGAACCTGGTGAAGTGGGAATCCTTGGGCCCAGAGTCGAGAGGCAGAAGGAAAGTAGACCCTGAGGCTCTGCAGGTCTTTAAAGAGGCCAGAA GTGTCCCCAGGACCTTGCTGAATCTGTGCCGCGTGGCCGTGAGAAGAGCGCTTGGCAAATACCGACTCCGTCTGATCCCCTCGCTGCCTCTGCCAGACCCCATAAAAAGGTTTCTGCTGTATGAGCAGAACTCGCGAGCAGTGGTTGACTGCAGTGAGGAGGGAGCAACCTCCAGAGCCAGTCGACACCGATTCTTGCCCCTGTGA
- the ASB1 gene encoding ankyrin repeat and SOCS box protein 1 isoform X3, whose translation MKPALLSDQCAGPNLKEWLREQFCDHPLERCEDTRLHDAAYVGDLQTLRSLLQEESYRSRINEKSVWCCGWLPCTPLRIAATAGHGDCVDFLIRKGAEVDLVDVKGQTALYVAVVNGHLESAQILLEAGADPNGSRHHRSTPVYHASRVGRADILKALIRYGADVDVNHHLTPDVQPPFSRRLTSLVVCPLYISAAYHNLQCFKLLLQAGANPDFNCNGPVNTQGFYRGSPGCVMDAVLRHGCEAAFVSLLVEFGANLNLVKWESLGPESRGRRKVDPEALQVFKEARSVPRTLLNLCRVAVRRALGKYRLRLIPSLPLPDPIKRFLLYEQNSRAVVDCSEEGATSRASRHRFLPL comes from the exons ATGAAACCTGCGTTGTTAAGTGATCAATG TGCAGGTCCGAATCTGAAGGAGTGGCTGAGGGAGCAGTTTTGTGACCATCCGCTGGAGCGCTGTGAGGACACGAGGCTCCACGATGCAGCCTACGTGGGGGACCTCCAGACCCTCCGGAGCCTGCTGCAGGAGGAGAGCTACCGGAG CCGCATCAACGAGAAGTCTGTGTGGTGCTGCGGCTGGCTGCCCTGCACACCACTGCGCATCGCGGCCACTGCAGGCCACGGGGACTGCGTGGACTTCCTGATCCGGAAGGGGGCTGAGGTGGACCTGGTGGACGTGAAGGGACAGACGGCCCTGTACGTGGCCGTGGTGAACGGGCACCTGGAGAGCGCCCAGATCCTTCTGGAAGCCGGCGCCGACCCCAATGGAAGCCGGCACCACCGCAGCACCCCTGTCTACCACGCCTCCCGGGTGGGCAGGGCAGACATCCTGAAGGCCCTCATCAG GTACGGGGCCGATGTCGATGTCAACCACCACCTGACTCCTGACGTCCAGCCCCCTTTCTCCCGGCGGCTCACCTCCTTGGTGGTCTGCCCCCTGTACATCAGCGCAGCCTACCACAACCTCCAGTGCTTCAAGCTGCTCCTGCAGGCTGGGGCAAACCCGGACTTCAACTGCAATGGTCCCGTAAATACGCAGGGCTTCTACAGGGGCTCCCCCGGGTGCGTCATGGATGCTGTCCTGCGTCACGGCTGTGAGGCGGCCTTCGTTAGCCTGCTTGTGGAGTTCGGAGCCAACCTGAACCTGGTGAAGTGGGAATCCTTGGGCCCAGAGTCGAGAGGCAGAAGGAAAGTAGACCCTGAGGCTCTGCAGGTCTTTAAAGAGGCCAGAA GTGTCCCCAGGACCTTGCTGAATCTGTGCCGCGTGGCCGTGAGAAGAGCGCTTGGCAAATACCGACTCCGTCTGATCCCCTCGCTGCCTCTGCCAGACCCCATAAAAAGGTTTCTGCTGTATGAGCAGAACTCGCGAGCAGTGGTTGACTGCAGTGAGGAGGGAGCAACCTCCAGAGCCAGTCGACACCGATTCTTGCCCCTGTGA
- the ASB1 gene encoding ankyrin repeat and SOCS box protein 1 isoform X4 gives MSGPNLKEWLREQFCDHPLERCEDTRLHDAAYVGDLQTLRSLLQEESYRSRINEKSVWCCGWLPCTPLRIAATAGHGDCVDFLIRKGAEVDLVDVKGQTALYVAVVNGHLESAQILLEAGADPNGSRHHRSTPVYHASRVGRADILKALIRYGADVDVNHHLTPDVQPPFSRRLTSLVVCPLYISAAYHNLQCFKLLLQAGANPDFNCNGPVNTQGFYRGSPGCVMDAVLRHGCEAAFVSLLVEFGANLNLVKWESLGPESRGRRKVDPEALQVFKEARSVPRTLLNLCRVAVRRALGKYRLRLIPSLPLPDPIKRFLLYEQNSRAVVDCSEEGATSRASRHRFLPL, from the exons atgtctg GTCCGAATCTGAAGGAGTGGCTGAGGGAGCAGTTTTGTGACCATCCGCTGGAGCGCTGTGAGGACACGAGGCTCCACGATGCAGCCTACGTGGGGGACCTCCAGACCCTCCGGAGCCTGCTGCAGGAGGAGAGCTACCGGAG CCGCATCAACGAGAAGTCTGTGTGGTGCTGCGGCTGGCTGCCCTGCACACCACTGCGCATCGCGGCCACTGCAGGCCACGGGGACTGCGTGGACTTCCTGATCCGGAAGGGGGCTGAGGTGGACCTGGTGGACGTGAAGGGACAGACGGCCCTGTACGTGGCCGTGGTGAACGGGCACCTGGAGAGCGCCCAGATCCTTCTGGAAGCCGGCGCCGACCCCAATGGAAGCCGGCACCACCGCAGCACCCCTGTCTACCACGCCTCCCGGGTGGGCAGGGCAGACATCCTGAAGGCCCTCATCAG GTACGGGGCCGATGTCGATGTCAACCACCACCTGACTCCTGACGTCCAGCCCCCTTTCTCCCGGCGGCTCACCTCCTTGGTGGTCTGCCCCCTGTACATCAGCGCAGCCTACCACAACCTCCAGTGCTTCAAGCTGCTCCTGCAGGCTGGGGCAAACCCGGACTTCAACTGCAATGGTCCCGTAAATACGCAGGGCTTCTACAGGGGCTCCCCCGGGTGCGTCATGGATGCTGTCCTGCGTCACGGCTGTGAGGCGGCCTTCGTTAGCCTGCTTGTGGAGTTCGGAGCCAACCTGAACCTGGTGAAGTGGGAATCCTTGGGCCCAGAGTCGAGAGGCAGAAGGAAAGTAGACCCTGAGGCTCTGCAGGTCTTTAAAGAGGCCAGAA GTGTCCCCAGGACCTTGCTGAATCTGTGCCGCGTGGCCGTGAGAAGAGCGCTTGGCAAATACCGACTCCGTCTGATCCCCTCGCTGCCTCTGCCAGACCCCATAAAAAGGTTTCTGCTGTATGAGCAGAACTCGCGAGCAGTGGTTGACTGCAGTGAGGAGGGAGCAACCTCCAGAGCCAGTCGACACCGATTCTTGCCCCTGTGA